One stretch of Streptomyces sp. MMBL 11-1 DNA includes these proteins:
- a CDS encoding type II toxin-antitoxin system VapB family antitoxin yields MAKVTVSLDAELVVEVMVLAGVGSPQDAVELVVRDYIARGHRTEALVADREGAVRDVEVKPEAQQG; encoded by the coding sequence ATGGCCAAGGTGACTGTCAGTCTGGATGCCGAACTCGTCGTCGAAGTCATGGTGCTCGCCGGAGTCGGAAGCCCCCAGGACGCCGTGGAACTGGTGGTGCGCGACTACATCGCGCGCGGCCACCGCACGGAGGCCCTGGTCGCCGACCGCGAGGGGGCGGTCCGTGACGTGGAGGTCAAGCCGGAGGCACAGCAGGGCTGA
- a CDS encoding NUDIX domain-containing protein, whose protein sequence is MTTPDAGYTTYIAGLPRVLSGAASLFRDVEGRLLLVEPNYREGWALPGGTVESETGEGPRQAARRETAEEIGLDLAPGRLLAVDWVRGAGRPPIVAYLYDGGVLTADQLAAIRLQEDELLSWRLVAPADLDGYLLGSLGGRVRSALAALASGGGAVELEDGEPVA, encoded by the coding sequence GTGACGACTCCCGACGCCGGCTACACCACGTACATCGCCGGGCTCCCCCGGGTCCTGTCCGGCGCCGCCTCGCTCTTCCGCGACGTCGAGGGACGGCTCCTGCTCGTCGAGCCGAACTACCGCGAGGGCTGGGCGCTGCCCGGCGGCACCGTCGAGTCGGAGACGGGCGAGGGCCCCCGGCAGGCCGCGCGGCGCGAGACGGCGGAGGAGATCGGCCTCGACCTGGCGCCGGGGCGCCTGCTCGCCGTGGACTGGGTGCGGGGCGCCGGCCGCCCGCCGATCGTCGCGTACCTGTACGACGGCGGGGTGCTCACCGCGGACCAACTGGCGGCGATCCGGCTCCAGGAGGACGAACTGCTCTCCTGGAGGCTGGTGGCGCCCGCCGATCTGGACGGCTATCTGCTCGGCTCGCTCGGCGGCCGGGTACGGTCCGCGCTGGCGGCCCTGGCGTCCGGCGGCGGGGCCGTGGAGCTGGAGGACGGCGAGCCGGTCGCGTAG